One window from the genome of Vibrio sp. VB16 encodes:
- a CDS encoding helix-turn-helix transcriptional regulator — protein sequence MKNNPLVIRKSVSCTGISIRSFWDVNGDKGYQNLWPRDRKLPYADNTLVAVYTESGQGVINVKNADSIHIRGNSLIFLEPQSILSYGCTGLAWKLYWVEIFIDEDEKKVIPFNNIINIENRVHYELQLEELKKQLNYNEVYHNSYAAAIFTKIFYEWLVNANFKDKTPQQKIIDTVVDEMYHRIAENWTVKEMASFVGCSEQHMRKLFTKQTGKSPKDYYMTIKLEIAHTLLRKGTHNITQLAYELGYTDAFHLSKAFKKKFNISPSEVVPHHTSEARNLLES from the coding sequence ATGAAGAATAATCCTTTAGTAATTCGCAAAAGTGTGAGCTGTACAGGTATTTCGATACGCTCATTTTGGGATGTCAATGGTGATAAGGGTTATCAAAACCTTTGGCCAAGAGATCGTAAACTTCCCTATGCCGACAATACCCTTGTTGCCGTCTATACAGAGAGTGGTCAGGGGGTGATAAATGTAAAAAACGCAGATAGCATCCATATTAGGGGGAATAGTTTAATCTTTCTTGAGCCACAATCTATTCTGAGTTACGGCTGCACAGGATTGGCATGGAAGTTATATTGGGTAGAGATATTTATAGATGAGGATGAAAAAAAAGTCATTCCTTTTAATAATATTATTAATATAGAAAACAGAGTTCATTACGAATTACAACTGGAAGAACTGAAGAAGCAGTTGAATTATAATGAGGTTTACCATAATTCATATGCAGCAGCGATATTTACTAAAATATTTTACGAATGGTTAGTCAACGCCAATTTCAAAGATAAGACACCACAGCAAAAGATCATCGATACCGTTGTAGATGAAATGTATCACCGAATTGCTGAAAATTGGACCGTTAAAGAGATGGCTTCTTTTGTTGGTTGCAGTGAACAACATATGCGCAAGTTATTTACCAAACAAACAGGAAAGTCACCGAAAGATTATTACATGACGATTAAACTTGAAATTGCGCATACTCTTTTAAGAAAGGGCACGCACAATATTACGCAACTAGCGTATGAACTTGGCTACACTGATGCGTTCCATTTGAGCAAAGCCTTTAAGAAAAAGTTTAACATATCTCCCTCAGAGGTCGTGCCTCACCATACCAGTGAGGCACGAAATCTACTCGAGTCGTGA